Proteins from a genomic interval of Gadus morhua chromosome 21, gadMor3.0, whole genome shotgun sequence:
- the wdcp gene encoding WD repeat and coiled-coil-containing protein, which translates to MELGKAKLLKTGLNALHQAIHPVHGIAWTDGKQVCLTSIFYVSGEVKFGDTNVIGQFEHVFGLFWGPLCCKGSPALLAVQHKKHITVWQLQLSAQEPNKLLCTQTCEMSEPFPLLSQGCVWHPKQDILAVLTKRDASVLFSVRVDNRRTKADICASGSVHCACWTKDGTRLVVAMGSGLHSFMWNDVNKSLLPCAFCPVFDVGGNVCAVQPTGESQVAVATELPLDKLCGLNASMAFEMPVRDAPSRHGHPQDACDGGGGLESSRRRFLETACTSLASSGPVDLTQLLARHRRSDPSPLLNLTRRDAAVTASGQDSSHLILVTYERKVTTSRKVTIPGILVPDIVAFDPRGTTVAVASNACSMVLVYCITASAVPNVQQISLQTNERPKGAWFLSDKLLLLMVGRQKSSGDSVFLPSSSSCSSSSSNMDKYVLRLVARDLMQSNGPAPDPAPACVSPSSALLHRAPDSPGPQLPYERVRRHSDLMPRIERLGQGIKDLVLPGGAVVCCPGGSSGGSSSSSSISSRHKLVEEVVPAPPLVPSGEASPGTSRANVSATSSSSSITADNFDMEAHIVGRMHANAALAAAASATHTHTTTVAHTPPAAAGLALTLNRDSSRAASTPALRHEAPDKPAPPRPATPTTPAADRCGSAAGRERGLEQLVENMERLFSRFSDVQQCVVEIRDYAQNGKRAIAAAAAAAYPGAYEPPYVNVTCQKQLSENVFTDERRPVLLCEGKLRLSALHDLFNLTTVEMVYGPLWIVLVADANGFIPLTFKSRDEVTVRNALRKTPLLSPGSPDTPGPTSPVLAPSPTFPPPPPPVPGPSSPTPTSTSTSSPPSTPTPAPSPSPSQSSIPATTEAST; encoded by the exons ATGGAGCTGGGTAAGGCGAAGCTCTTGAAGACGGGCCTCAACGCCCTCCACCAGGCCATCCACCCCGTCCATGGGATCGCATGGACGGACGGAAAGCAGGTCTGCCTCACGTCCATCTTCTACGTCAGCGGCGAGGTGAAATTTGGGGACACGAACGTCATCGGACAGTTCGAGCACGTCTTCGGGCTCTTCTGGGGCCCGCTATGCTGCAAGGGCTCCCCGGCGCTGCTCGCCGTCCAACACAAGAAGCACATCACCGTGTGGCAGCTGCAGCTCAGCGCCCAGGAGCCCAACAAGCTACTGTGCACCCAGACGTGCGAGATGAGCGAGCCCTTCCCCCTGCTCTCCCAGGGCTGCGTGTGGCACCCCAAGCAGGACATCCTGGCTGTGCTGACCAAGCGTGACGCCTCCGTGCTGTTCTCGGTGCGGGTGGACAACCGCCGGACGAAGGCGGACATCTGCGCGTCGGGGTCGGTCCACTGCGCGTGCTGGACCAAGGACGGCACGCGTCTGGTGGTGGCCATGGGCAGCGGCCTGCACTCCTTCATGTGGAACGACGTCAACAAGAGCCTGCTGCCGTGCGCCTTCTGCCCCGTGTTCGACGTGGGCGGCAACGTCTGCGCCGTGCAGCCCACGGGCGAGTCCCAGGTCGCCGTGGCGACGGAGCTGCCGCTGGACAAGCTGTGCGGCCTCAACGCCAGCATGGCGTTCGAGATGCCGGTGCGCGACGCTCCCTCCCGCCACGGCCACCCTCAGGACGCctgcgacggcggcggcgggctggAGTCGTCGCGGCGGCGGTTCCTGGAGACGGCGTGCACCTCGCTGGCGTCCTCGGGCCCCGTGGACCTCACCCAGCTGCTGGCCCGCCACCGCCGCTCGGACCCCAGCCCGCTGCTGAACCTGACGCGGCGGGACGCGGCCGTGACGGCCTCGGGCCAGGACTCGTCGCACCTCATCCTGGTCACCTACGAGCGCAAGGTGACCACCAGCCGCAAGGTGACCATCCCGGGCATCCTGGTGCCGGACATCGTGGCCTTCGACCCGCGCGGCACCACGGTGGCGGTGGCGTCCAACGCCTGCAGCATGGTGCTGGTGTACTGCATCACGGCGTCGGCCGTGCCCAACGTGCAGCAGATCTCCCTGCAGACGAACGAGCGGCCCAAGGGCGCCTGGTTCCTGAGCGacaagctgctgctgctcatggTGGGCCGCCAGAAGAGCTCCGGGGACTCCgtcttcctcccctcttcctcctcttgctcctcctcttcctccaacatGGACAAGTACGTGCTGCGCCTGGTGGCCAGGGACCTCATGCAGAGCAACGGCCCCGCGCCGGACCCGGCCCCGGCCTGCGTCTCGCCCTCCTCCGCCTTGCTCCACCGCGCCCCCGACTCCCCGGGTCCCCAGCTCCCCTACGAGAGGGTGAGGCGGCACTCGGACCTCATGCCCCGGATCGAGCGCCTGGGCCAGGGGATCAAGGATCTGGTGCTGCCGGGCGGGGCGGTGGTGTGCTGCCCTggcggcagcagcggcggcagcagcagcagcagcagcattagcAGCCGGCAtaagctggtggaggaggttgtgCCGGCACCGCCGCTGGTGCCGAGCGGGGAGGCCAGCCCCGGGACCAGCCGGGCCAACGTCTCGgccacctccagcagctcctccatcacCGCCGACAACTTCGACATGGAGGCGCACATCGTGGGCCGCATGCACGCCAACGCCGCTCTCGCCGCCGCCGCTAGcgccacccacacccacaccaccaccgtcgcccacaccccccccgccgccgcgggCCTGGCCCTGACCTTAAACCGGGACTCGAGCCGGGCAGCCAGCACCCCGGCCCTGCGCCACGAGGCCCCCGACAAGCCGGCGCCGCCTCGGCCGGCGACGCCCACGACGCCCGCGGCGGACAGGTGTGGGTCGGCGGCGGGGCGGGAGCGAGGCCTGGAGCAGCTGGTGGAGAACATGGAGCGGCTGTTTTCGCGCTTCTCCGACGTGCAGCAGTGCGTGGTGGAAATACGGGACTACGCCCAGAACGGGAAGAGGGccatcgccgccgccgccgccgccgcgtacCCCGGCGCGTACGAACCGCCGTACGTCAACGTCACGTGTCAG AAGCAGCTGTCGGAGAACGTTTTCACGGACGAGCGCAGGCCCGTGCTGCTGTGCGAGGGGAAGCTGCGACTGAGCGCGCTCCATGACCTCTTCAACCTCACCACGGTGGAGATGGTGTACG GACCGCTGTGGATCGTGTTGGTGGCCGACGCCAACGGCTTCATACCGCTGACCTTCAAGTCCCGGGACGAGGTCACCGTACGGAATGCCCTCAGGAAGACCCCGCTCCTGTCCCCCGGGAGCCCGGACACCCCCGGCCCAACCTCTCCGGTCCTGGCCCCGTCCCCGACGTTTcctccgcccccacccccagtcCCTGGCCCCtcgtcccccacccccacctccacctccacctccagcccaccctccacccccacccctgctCCCAGCCCCAGCCCAAGCCAGAGCTCCATCCCAGCGACGACGGAAGCCTCCACGTAG